DNA from Roseomonas gilardii subsp. gilardii:
CAGGCTGCCCGAGATGGGCTGGGTCTGGGGCTGGGGCTGCGTCTGGGCCAGGGCCGCGCCGCCCGCCATGACAAGGCCGGTCGCCGCGAGGCCGGTGGCCATGAGGCCGGCGGTGGCCAGGCGGGTGCCCAGGAGCAGGAATTGGCGGCGCATGATCGTCTCGCGAAGGAAGGGACCGGGGCGGTTGATGGATTGCCCGCCGATCGCTGAAAAGCCCCCTCGCATGAAGACTTCGTGACACCGCATCGCAGCAAGACAGGTCTGAAGGGAAAACCCCGCCGCGGCCGGGCCGGGCGGGGTTTCCATGTCGTGGTCCAGGCCCGCAGGGGCGGCCCTGGAGGAAAGGCTCAGCCGCGCTCGGTGAGCGGCGTGAAGTCGCGCTTGACGGAACCCGTATAGACCTGGCGCGGGCGGCCGATGCGCTGCGTCGGGTCCTCGATCATCTCCTTCCACTGGCTCACCCAGCCGACGGTGCGCGCCACCGCGAAGAGCACGGTGAACATGCTGGTCGGGATGCCCATCGCCTTGAGGATGATGCCCGAGTAGAAATCGACATTCGGGTAGAGCTTGCGCTGGATGAAATAGTCGTCGTGCAGCGCGATCCGCTCCAGCTCCACGGCGAGGTCGAGCAGCGGCTCGTCCTTGATGCCGAGCTCGTTCAGGACTTCATGGCAGGTGGCCTGCATGATCTTCGCGCGGGGGTCGAAGTTCTTGTAGACGCGGTGCCCGAAGCCCATCAGCTTCACGCCGGAGTTCTTGTCCTTCACCTTCTCGATGAAGGCGGGGATGTTCTCGACGCTGCCGATCTCGCCCAGCATCTTCAGCACCGCCTCATTGGCGCCGCCATGCGCGGGGCCCCAGAGCGCCGCGATGCCGGCGGCGATACAGGCGAAGGGGTTGGCGCCCGTCGAACCCGCCAGACGCACCGTGGAGGTGGAGGCGTTCTGCTCGTGGTCGGCATGCAGGACCAGGATGCGGTCCATGGCGCGCGACAGGACCGGGTTGACCTTGTACTCCTCCGCCGGCACGGCGTTGAGCATGTAGAGGAAGTTCTCCGCATAGCTCAGGTCGTTGCGCGGGTACACGAAGGGCTGGCCGATCGAGTACTTGTAGGCCCAGGCGGCGATGGTCGGCAGCTTGGCGATCAGGCGGAAGGCGCTGATCTCGCGCTGCTTCTCGTCGTTGATGTCCAGGCTGTCGTGGTAGAAGGCGGACATGGCGCCCACCACGCCGCAGATGATCGCCATCGGGTGGGCGTCGCGGCGGAAGCCGTCGTAGAAGCGGCGGAGCTGCTCGTGCAGCATGGTGTGCATCGTCACACCGTGCTTGAACTCCTTGAGCTGCTTCTCGTTCGGCAGCTCTCCGTGGAGCAGGAGGTAGCAGACCTCCACGAAATCCGACTTCTCGGCCAGCTGCTCGATGGGATAGCCGCGATAGAGCAGCACCCCCTCATCGCCATCGATGTAGGTGATCTTGCTCTCGCAGGCCGCGGTCATGCCGAAGCCGGGGTCGAAGGTGAAGACCCCGAGATCGGCATAGATCTTCCGGATGTCCGCGACGGAGGGGCCGATGGAGCCAGGAACCAGGGGAGCGGAACTACTCTTGTTCGTCCCGTCCAGCGTGATCGTGACCGACCCGTGACCGCTGTTGCTCATGCTTGGCTCCTCATTGCCTCCCGTACCGTCAGGGTCCGGGATCATGTTATGCTGCGGCGCAAATATGCGCCGACAATCCGTCTTGTCCACCGCTCCGGCCCACCGCCAGGGCCGGCACCGGCCAGCGGTGGACCCTACCGGCGGTCCCTCCATTCCTCGGGCGGTACGACTCCATCGGCCCAGAGGCCCCGCCCCGCCTGACGCGCCCGGGCCTCGGCCTCGGAGAAATTCTCCGAACTCGCGAGGGCCCATCCCGAAGACACCAGCATGGCGTTCAAAACCTTGCCGTTTGCTTCACAGACGGCCAGCGGACGGCGAAACACATCCTGCCCGTGCAACTCGCAGACAAGGGCATGGTTCGCCACCAGATGGGCAAGCCGGTCCGCCGCAGCCACGCCGCAATCGAAACCCTGGCCCGCCGTATCGGCACAGGTTTCCCCACGCGATGGCGCCTGGAGCCCCTCCAGCCGCACCACCTGCCCCTGCAGCCGCAGGGTTTCCCCATCCACCACATGGATGTCCGTGGGCTCGGCCTGGAGCGGCCCTTCCGGCAGCGGCGAGGCGGCCGGGGCCGCGGCCCGCGGGGTGAGGCCCGGTACGGCGGCCAGGATCGGGCGGACCTGCCCGGCGAGGCCAGGCCCGTCGAAGGCGTACAGGAAGGCGCCACCGGCGGCGAGCAACAGGACGCCCAGGCCGAGCAGCAGCGGGGCGCGGCGGCGCTGCGGCCTGCGATGGGAATGGAAGATCTTTTTCGGGCGTGCCACGGCGCGGAGCCCTACCAAAGCCATAAGGGACCGGGAAGCGGGAAAACGCCCCTCCCCGGCCGGTCGGAACATGGGCTCAGAACAGCCCGTCGAAGATGCCGCGCTCCTTGCGCTGGATGATCGGCGTTTCGCCATCCCCCGGCGGCCGGCCCAGGGCGAAGTTCTCGCGCAGGCGCTGGCTTTCCTTCTGCGGGTCCACCACCACGCCCGGCGGCGGCGGGTCGCGCCAGAACATCAGCCGGTCCACCACGGTCTGGCTCGGCTGGTTCAGCCGCAGGCTCTCCTCGTCCACCCGGCGGCGGATGGCGGGATCGACCGTCCCGCCGGCGCTGGCGACGAGCGCGCTCTCGCCCGAGGACTGGCGGCTCGACTGGGTGGATTCGAGGACGGCGCCGGGCACCAGCGCGCTTTCCCCCTGCTCGCGGGCCGACAGCTCCTGCGGCCGTGGCGCGCCGGGGCGCGGCACGGGCAGGTTGTTCATGTCCGGCGGCAGCGAGAGCGGCGCGCGGGTCACCACCTGGAACTCGTCCGGGGCGTCCCGGGTGAAGCCCAGGGTACGGGCCGTGTCACCGCCGCATCCGGCGAGCAGGCCGAGGGAAAGGGCGGCCGGCAGGGCCAGGGCCACGGTCCGGCGTTGGGGCATCCTCATACGGGCTCCTTAGCCACGCCGTCGCGTCCGGTCGAGGGGGGACGGAACACTGCATCCGCCACCAGGGCGATCACGCCCAGCACGATGGCCGCGTCGGCGATATTGAAGACGTACCAGTGCCACCCCCAGAAGGAGGCGTCGACGAAGTCGAAGACCGCGCCGAAGCGCAGCCGGTCGATCACATTGCCCACGGCGCCGCCGATCACCGCGCCCAGCGCCACCGCCACCGGCCTGGTCTCGGCCCGGGCCATCCAGCGCAGCAGGATCACCGTGATCACCAGCGCCAGCCCGGCCAGCAACCAGCCATGCCAGGGCGCGTCCCCAGCCATGAGGCCGAAGGTGACGCCCCGGTTCCAGACCATGGACAGGCCCAGGCTGAAGGGCCCCGCCGAGAGGAGCGGGACATGCCCCAGTTCGGGAAGGCGCAGGACCTCTCCCATCCACCACTTGCTCGCCTGGTCGGCCGCCAGGACCAGCACGGCGGCCAGCAGGCCCAGGGGCACCATACGGGAGGGATTCGCGGAACTGGCCATCAGGCGACGGCGGCCTCGCAGCGCAGGCACAGGTCGGCATGGCGGCGGCCCGGCTGCCCCACTTCCGGCAGCACCCGCCAGCAGCGGGCGCATTTCGCGCCTTCGGCCGGGCGGAATTCCGCGGCGGGCGTCTCCGCCCCCGGCGCCAGCGCGAAGCCGGAGGTGATGCAGGTCTCGGCCCAGAGCTCCGGCGCGAGCAGCCCGGAATCGGCCTCGGGCAGGGCCAGGACCGGCGCGGCCTGGAGGCTGGAGCCGATGGTGCCGGCGGCGCGGGCCTTCTCCAGCTCCGCCGTCACCACGCCGCGCAGTTCGCGCACCCGGGCCCATTTCGTGGCCAGGGCCTCGTCCCGCCATGCCGCCGGAACCTCGGGGAAGAGCTGGAGGTGGACGGAGTCGCTCTCCGAGGGGAAGCGGGCCAGCCAGGCTTCCTCCGCCGTGAAGGGCAGGACCGGAGCCAGCCAGGTGGCGAGGCAGCGGTGCAGCACATCCAGCACGGTGCGGGCGGCGCGCCGGCGCGGGCTGTCCGCCGCGTCGCAGTAGAGGCTGTCCTTGCGGATGTCGAAATAGAAAGCCGAGAGGTCGGCGGCGCAGAAGGCATGGATCTCCGGCACCACGCCGGACCAGTCATAGCTCTCGACCGCCTTGCGGATGCGGGCATCGAGCTGGGTCAGCCGGTGCAGCACCCAGCGTTCCAGCTCCGGCAGCTCGGCATGGGGCACGCGCTCGGCCTCGGAGAAGCCGTCGAGATTGCCCAGCAGCCAGCGCAGCGTGTTGCGCAACCGGCGGTAGAGTTCCGCCGTCTGCTCCAGGATGCGCGGGCCGATGCGCTGGTCCTCGGTGGTGTCCGCGTTCATCACCCAGAGGCGCAGGATGTCGGCGCCGTATTTCCTGGTGACTTCCTGTGGGGCGGTGACGTTGCCCAGCGACTTGGACATCTTCCGCCCGGACTCGTCGAGCGTGAAGCCATGCGTCAGCAGCGCCTTGTAGGGCGCCACGCCGCGGGTGCCGATGCTTTCCAGCAGGGAGGAATGGAACCAGCCGCGATGCTGGTCCGACCCCTCCAGATAAAGGTCCGCCGGGAAGGGCAGGCCGCGCTCCGGCGTCAGGGTGAAGGCATGGGTCGAGCCGGACTCGAACCACACATCCACGATATCCATGACCTGCTCGTAGTCGTCCGGGTTCCGGCCGTTGCCCAGGAAACGGGCCGCGGCACCCGGCTTGTACCAGGCATCCGCCCCCTCCTCGCGGAAGGCGCAGGTCACGCGCTCCAGCACCGCCGGGTCGCGCAGCGGCTCACCCGTGCGCTTCTCCACGAAGACGGGGATGGGCACGCCCCAGGCGCGCTGGCGGCTGATGCACCAGTCCGGCCGGGCCGCGACCATGGAGGTGATGCGGTTGCGCCCGACCTCCGGCACGAAATGGGTGACGGCCAGCGCGTCCAGCGCCTTGGCGCGGATCTGGTTGCCGTCATCCATGGCGATGAACCATTGCGGCGTGGCGCGGAAGATCACCGGCTTCTTGGAGCGCCAGGAATGCGGGTAGGAATGCCGCAGCGAGCCCTTGGCGGCCAGCGTGCCCATGCTCTCCATGGCGGCCCAGACGGGCTCGTGCGCCTTGAAGACATGGATGCCGGTGAAGCCCGGCGACTGCACCGAATAGGTGCCGTCGTCGTTCACCGTCTCCGGCACCGGCAGGCCGAACTGGCGGCCGAGGTTGAAGTCGTCCTCGCCGTGGCCCGGGGCGATATGGACGAAGCCGGTGCCCGCATCGGCGGTGACGAAGTCGCCCGGCAGCAGCGGCACGTCGAAGTCGTAGCCGCCCGTCCCTCCCTGGGCCGCCGGCGCCCAGCCGCGCAGCGGATGCGCCAGCACGGTGCCCGCCAGCTCCGCGCCCTTGAAGACGCGGCGGATGGAATGGGCGCCGAGGCCGGCCTCCTTCGCGAAGGCTTCCAGCAGCGGCAGGGCGATCAGCAGGTTCTCGCCGACCTTCAGCAGCGATCCCTCGGCCACGCCCTCCACATGCAGCAGGGCGTAGTCGATCTCCTCCCCATAGGCGACGGCGCGGTTGCCCGGCATGGTCCAGGGCGTGGTGGTCCAGATCACCACGCTGGCCCCCACCGCCGCCTCGACCGGGGAGCGCAGCACGCGGAAGCGGGCATGCAGCGTCGGGCTGGTATGGTCGTGGTACTCGACCTCGGCATCGGCCAGGGCGGTCCTCTCGACCGGGCTCCACATCACCGGGCGCAGGCCACGGTAGAGCGAGCCGTTCAGCAGGAACTTGCCGATCTCGCCCGCGATCACCGCCTCGGAGGGAAAGTTCATCGTGGCGTAGGGGTGCTCCCAGTCGCCGAGCACGCCCAGGCGCTGGAACTCCTCCCGCTGCACGTTCAGCCAGTGGCCGGCATAGGCGCGGCACTCGGCCCGGAAGTCGAGGATGGGCACGGCATCCTTGTCGAGGCCCTTCTTGCGGTACTCCTCCTCGACCTTCCACTCGATCGGCAGGCCGTGGCAGTCCCAGCCGGGGACATAGTTCGCGTCGCGGCCCGACATCTGGGCGGCGCGGTTGATCACGTCCTTGAGGATCTTGTTCAGGGCGTGCCCGATATGCAGCGGCCCGTTCGCATAGGGCGGGCCGTCATGCAGCACGAATTTCGGCATCCCGGCGGATTGCGCGCGCAGCCGGTCGCGCAGCCCCTGCGCCTTCCAGCGCTCCAGCCAGCCGGGTTCGCGCTTCGGCAGGTCGCCCTTCATCGGGAAGGGGGTGCGCGGCAGGAAGACGGTGTCGCGCCAATCCCGCCCTGGAGCGGTGTCGGGGGCGGTCTCGGGGGTGGGGGCGTCGTTCATCGAGGCAGTTCCGGGCGGTCGGCCATGGCAATGGCGGGGGAAGGCGCGAAGGACAAGGGAAACCCGGCCCTCAGCCGAGGGCCGGGCGGATAATTCGCGCTGTGTGCCGCCTGGACATGGGCGCCTTATGGGGAGGCCGGTCCGTTCCGGTCAAGTCGCGCGCCGCGGCCACGATCCTACCCCGGGAGAGGCACGAAGGCGGCAATGCGGGACCACCTGGCGGAAAGCCCCGGAAGGGAGATCCGGCCGGGAAACCTGGCCGGGGGAACCCGATGAGGCGGAGGGTAGGGAAAGCGATGGGCCGGGCGGAAAGCCTTTGCCGCCGGGTCAGGCCCTTCCCGGTGCGCCGGGCGCAGGCCAGGGGAAGGCCAGGGGAAGGAAAGAGAAGGGCCGGAAAGGCCCGGAACGCGATCGCGGGGAAATTTCCGGACGGCCCGTCGCCGGACAGCCGCTGGCGGCACGGTATGGGACCGGCCCCTTGAGGACCGGTCCTACCGGGCTTTTTACTGGGCCGTGCGGGCCGCGCTGTCCAGCAGGCTGGCAGGCAGGCGGTCCATGCGCTGGCGGGCCACGATGTTGCCGACAAGGGAAACGCCCAGGGCGGCGATGCTAAGCACGAGAGCGAACATGGCAGGTAGCTCCTTCGGTCCAGGCCGGCGGAGAAGGCGCTGCGCCATCGTCCATCCGGCAAGACACCATGGGGGCGCCGGCGAAAAGGCCGGAGCCCGTTTCGGTCAGTCGGCCATCCGCAGGCGCGACGGCAGGCCATTCGGGTAAAGCGTGCTCATCACGACCTGAGCGGCGACATTGCCGCCGGCGAGAGCCGCGAGAACAGCAACGAACA
Protein-coding regions in this window:
- the gltA gene encoding citrate synthase: MSNSGHGSVTITLDGTNKSSSAPLVPGSIGPSVADIRKIYADLGVFTFDPGFGMTAACESKITYIDGDEGVLLYRGYPIEQLAEKSDFVEVCYLLLHGELPNEKQLKEFKHGVTMHTMLHEQLRRFYDGFRRDAHPMAIICGVVGAMSAFYHDSLDINDEKQREISAFRLIAKLPTIAAWAYKYSIGQPFVYPRNDLSYAENFLYMLNAVPAEEYKVNPVLSRAMDRILVLHADHEQNASTSTVRLAGSTGANPFACIAAGIAALWGPAHGGANEAVLKMLGEIGSVENIPAFIEKVKDKNSGVKLMGFGHRVYKNFDPRAKIMQATCHEVLNELGIKDEPLLDLAVELERIALHDDYFIQRKLYPNVDFYSGIILKAMGIPTSMFTVLFAVARTVGWVSQWKEMIEDPTQRIGRPRQVYTGSVKRDFTPLTERG
- a CDS encoding thermonuclease family protein, with product MARPKKIFHSHRRPQRRRAPLLLGLGVLLLAAGGAFLYAFDGPGLAGQVRPILAAVPGLTPRAAAPAASPLPEGPLQAEPTDIHVVDGETLRLQGQVVRLEGLQAPSRGETCADTAGQGFDCGVAAADRLAHLVANHALVCELHGQDVFRRPLAVCEANGKVLNAMLVSSGWALASSENFSEAEARARQAGRGLWADGVVPPEEWRDRR
- a CDS encoding DUF3035 domain-containing protein; protein product: MPQRRTVALALPAALSLGLLAGCGGDTARTLGFTRDAPDEFQVVTRAPLSLPPDMNNLPVPRPGAPRPQELSAREQGESALVPGAVLESTQSSRQSSGESALVASAGGTVDPAIRRRVDEESLRLNQPSQTVVDRLMFWRDPPPPGVVVDPQKESQRLRENFALGRPPGDGETPIIQRKERGIFDGLF
- the lspA gene encoding signal peptidase II produces the protein MASSANPSRMVPLGLLAAVLVLAADQASKWWMGEVLRLPELGHVPLLSAGPFSLGLSMVWNRGVTFGLMAGDAPWHGWLLAGLALVITVILLRWMARAETRPVAVALGAVIGGAVGNVIDRLRFGAVFDFVDASFWGWHWYVFNIADAAIVLGVIALVADAVFRPPSTGRDGVAKEPV
- the ileS gene encoding isoleucine--tRNA ligase, yielding MNDAPTPETAPDTAPGRDWRDTVFLPRTPFPMKGDLPKREPGWLERWKAQGLRDRLRAQSAGMPKFVLHDGPPYANGPLHIGHALNKILKDVINRAAQMSGRDANYVPGWDCHGLPIEWKVEEEYRKKGLDKDAVPILDFRAECRAYAGHWLNVQREEFQRLGVLGDWEHPYATMNFPSEAVIAGEIGKFLLNGSLYRGLRPVMWSPVERTALADAEVEYHDHTSPTLHARFRVLRSPVEAAVGASVVIWTTTPWTMPGNRAVAYGEEIDYALLHVEGVAEGSLLKVGENLLIALPLLEAFAKEAGLGAHSIRRVFKGAELAGTVLAHPLRGWAPAAQGGTGGYDFDVPLLPGDFVTADAGTGFVHIAPGHGEDDFNLGRQFGLPVPETVNDDGTYSVQSPGFTGIHVFKAHEPVWAAMESMGTLAAKGSLRHSYPHSWRSKKPVIFRATPQWFIAMDDGNQIRAKALDALAVTHFVPEVGRNRITSMVAARPDWCISRQRAWGVPIPVFVEKRTGEPLRDPAVLERVTCAFREEGADAWYKPGAAARFLGNGRNPDDYEQVMDIVDVWFESGSTHAFTLTPERGLPFPADLYLEGSDQHRGWFHSSLLESIGTRGVAPYKALLTHGFTLDESGRKMSKSLGNVTAPQEVTRKYGADILRLWVMNADTTEDQRIGPRILEQTAELYRRLRNTLRWLLGNLDGFSEAERVPHAELPELERWVLHRLTQLDARIRKAVESYDWSGVVPEIHAFCAADLSAFYFDIRKDSLYCDAADSPRRRAARTVLDVLHRCLATWLAPVLPFTAEEAWLARFPSESDSVHLQLFPEVPAAWRDEALATKWARVRELRGVVTAELEKARAAGTIGSSLQAAPVLALPEADSGLLAPELWAETCITSGFALAPGAETPAAEFRPAEGAKCARCWRVLPEVGQPGRRHADLCLRCEAAVA